A region of Petrotoga miotherma DSM 10691 DNA encodes the following proteins:
- a CDS encoding dynamin family protein → MGIPLVSNKFKKEESQLKTMLNEYSDLIDRNSFLIKDKIEEVKKEFETLFNFVVVGKVKAGKSSFLNALLGIKEGEESIFEVGPGPQTSKITIVRKGQGNVETRGDMVTIYKDLDSLEGIEIIDTPGTDTIMEKHEKITRDFLENSNLIMFVFDSKNIYTKSDWELIEKIIKDLKKDVIFILSQKDRASQEEIEMAKKELINRCNKIDLKDPKIFLTSAKLEIESKPDSGFQQVRDYIFNEIGSHDKKRMKLKTIIGKIRFSVDQNSNILNEKIDELEVLERYYETLNAFLGENHSFFNIRFDSINDAIKNYYLNKLTDLKDSILNFYKTQKKVKENIEYEISQFKKEVSKTLNDRITREILNITDEEKSRINRFFDKKEVVDRLGIDPFLREKLKLDVDKEFIIFSNDLEKEINKILDRTFKTVTFKNKNLLNRLYISRSVQKRLDNEISNQMKALENTLKSNVESFLNSLQVKMQTSMFENYEAFKKEINKLEHFKDLKERIDGYSRQLEDIESSLNSKSF, encoded by the coding sequence ATGGGTATCCCCTTAGTAAGCAATAAATTCAAGAAGGAAGAATCACAGTTAAAAACCATGTTGAACGAATATTCTGATCTGATAGATAGAAATTCTTTTTTGATTAAAGATAAAATTGAAGAAGTTAAAAAAGAATTTGAGACACTTTTCAATTTTGTGGTTGTAGGTAAAGTTAAAGCTGGTAAAAGTAGTTTTTTAAACGCTTTACTTGGAATTAAAGAAGGAGAAGAGAGTATCTTCGAGGTTGGACCAGGACCTCAGACTTCCAAAATAACAATCGTTCGAAAGGGTCAAGGGAACGTTGAAACAAGAGGTGATATGGTTACAATCTACAAAGATTTGGATTCTTTGGAAGGAATAGAGATAATAGACACCCCAGGAACGGACACAATAATGGAGAAACATGAAAAGATTACCAGAGATTTTTTAGAAAATAGCAATCTGATAATGTTTGTTTTCGACTCGAAAAATATATATACAAAAAGCGATTGGGAGTTGATCGAAAAGATCATCAAGGATTTGAAAAAAGATGTCATCTTTATTCTCTCCCAGAAGGATAGAGCTTCACAAGAAGAGATAGAAATGGCTAAAAAAGAGCTTATAAATAGATGCAACAAAATAGATTTGAAAGATCCCAAAATCTTTTTAACTTCAGCTAAGCTAGAAATTGAGTCTAAACCTGATAGTGGGTTCCAACAGGTTAGAGATTATATTTTTAACGAAATAGGTAGTCATGACAAGAAAAGAATGAAGTTGAAAACAATTATAGGTAAGATTAGATTTTCCGTTGACCAAAATAGCAACATTTTGAACGAAAAAATCGATGAATTGGAAGTTCTTGAGAGATATTATGAAACCCTTAATGCGTTTTTGGGAGAGAATCATTCTTTTTTTAATATTAGGTTTGATTCAATTAATGATGCTATAAAAAATTATTACTTGAATAAGTTAACTGATTTGAAAGATTCAATCTTAAACTTTTATAAGACGCAGAAAAAAGTGAAAGAAAATATCGAGTATGAGATTTCTCAATTCAAAAAAGAAGTATCAAAAACCCTGAACGATAGAATAACCAGAGAGATTTTAAACATTACTGATGAAGAAAAGAGCAGAATAAATAGATTTTTTGATAAGAAGGAAGTTGTAGATAGATTAGGAATCGATCCTTTCTTAAGGGAAAAGTTAAAGTTGGATGTTGATAAAGAGTTTATTATTTTTTCCAATGATTTAGAAAAAGAAATCAACAAAATTTTAGATAGAACCTTTAAAACAGTAACGTTTAAAAACAAAAATCTGTTGAACAGGTTATACATCTCAAGAAGTGTTCAAAAAAGATTGGATAATGAAATTTCTAATCAAATGAAGGCTTTAGAAAATACACTTAAATCTAATGTTGAATCTTTTTTAAATAGCTTACAGGTAAAAATGCAAACAAGTATGTTTGAAAACTACGAGGCATTTAAAAAGGAGATAAATAAGCTAGAACATTTCAAAGATCTAAAAGAAAGAATTGATGGATACTCAAGGCAATTGGAAGATATAGAGTCGTCTCTTAATAGTAAATCTTTTTAG
- the uvrB gene encoding excinuclease ABC subunit UvrB — MFKLRSEYEPQGDQPKAIEELSSGINENYRFQTLLGVTGSGKTYTMANIIANVNRPTLVLSPNKILAVQLYNEFKEFFPENKVEFFISYYDYYQPEAYIPSRDIYIEKNADINDILVKMRLSTLKSVLTRRDVIVVSSVSAIYASGNPDDFSNINLYLRVNEEYSRREILIKLGKMQYTRQEKDYLGGTFRWKGDVLEIFPPYEDFGIRVTFFDNEVEKIEALDVFNRTIIEEFDKITIYPAKEFVTSDEKIFSAIERINADLQTQIEYFKREGKLLEAQRIEQRVRQDMEFLQTLGYCKGIENYSRYFDGRNPGDPPWTLLNYFDEDFITFIDESHIAVPQLRAMFRGDYARKKNLVEYGFRLPSALDNRPLRFEEFLERTNQIIFVSATPGPFEMEVSDQIVEQIIRPTGLVDPKVEVKSTEGQVDDFISEVKHVVERGERALAVVLTKKDAEILSDHLNLMGIKSLYLHSELDTIERSEVVKKLRNGEIEVVVGVNLLREGLDLPEVSLVAIMDADREGFLRSETTLIQTIGRAARNVEGKVLLYADRITEAMKTAIDETNRRREIQIHFNRENNITPRSIIKKLPEDMFAPFKDNEVKEEDYIFAVEENLSPDDYLAMLEEKMYEAASELKYEEAARYRDEIKRIKRKYNIKQS; from the coding sequence GTGTTTAAGCTTCGTTCAGAATACGAACCTCAAGGAGATCAACCAAAAGCAATAGAAGAGCTCTCTTCTGGGATCAATGAAAATTATAGATTTCAAACTTTACTGGGCGTTACTGGATCTGGCAAAACCTATACAATGGCTAATATTATTGCAAACGTGAATCGACCAACTTTAGTTCTCTCTCCGAATAAAATCTTAGCCGTTCAGCTGTACAACGAATTCAAAGAGTTTTTTCCTGAAAATAAAGTAGAATTTTTTATAAGTTACTACGATTACTATCAACCAGAAGCCTATATCCCTTCTCGAGACATATACATAGAAAAAAATGCTGACATAAACGATATTTTAGTCAAAATGAGGCTTTCGACGTTAAAATCAGTTTTAACAAGGAGAGACGTAATTGTAGTTTCAAGTGTTTCAGCTATCTATGCGTCGGGAAACCCTGATGACTTTTCCAACATAAATCTTTATCTGCGAGTGAACGAAGAGTATTCTAGAAGAGAGATACTTATTAAACTAGGTAAAATGCAATACACAAGGCAAGAAAAAGATTATCTCGGTGGAACGTTCAGATGGAAAGGTGATGTTTTAGAAATATTCCCTCCCTACGAAGATTTTGGAATAAGGGTAACTTTTTTTGATAACGAAGTCGAAAAGATCGAAGCACTGGACGTATTCAACAGAACCATAATAGAAGAATTTGATAAAATTACTATTTATCCAGCGAAAGAATTCGTAACTAGTGATGAAAAAATCTTTTCAGCTATTGAAAGAATAAATGCCGATCTGCAAACCCAAATAGAATATTTTAAAAGGGAAGGCAAACTTTTGGAGGCTCAACGAATAGAGCAAAGGGTAAGACAAGATATGGAATTTCTTCAAACACTAGGATACTGCAAAGGTATAGAAAATTATTCAAGGTATTTCGATGGAAGAAATCCTGGAGACCCTCCGTGGACTCTTTTAAATTACTTCGACGAGGATTTTATTACCTTTATCGACGAATCCCATATAGCCGTACCACAGTTAAGGGCAATGTTCAGAGGAGATTACGCAAGGAAGAAAAACCTGGTTGAATACGGGTTTAGGCTACCATCTGCCTTAGATAACAGACCTTTGAGATTCGAAGAATTTTTAGAAAGAACCAATCAAATTATCTTTGTATCAGCTACTCCAGGTCCCTTCGAAATGGAAGTATCAGACCAAATTGTTGAACAAATCATCAGACCTACAGGACTTGTGGATCCAAAGGTTGAAGTAAAGTCAACAGAAGGGCAAGTGGACGACTTCATTTCCGAAGTAAAACATGTTGTAGAAAGAGGAGAAAGGGCTCTAGCGGTGGTTTTAACAAAGAAAGATGCAGAAATTCTCTCAGATCATTTAAACCTAATGGGAATTAAATCACTGTATCTACACTCTGAACTCGACACAATTGAGAGATCAGAGGTAGTAAAAAAGTTAAGAAACGGCGAAATTGAAGTGGTTGTTGGTGTAAACTTACTAAGAGAAGGATTAGATTTACCTGAAGTTTCTCTGGTTGCCATAATGGATGCAGATAGAGAAGGATTTTTAAGATCTGAAACAACATTGATTCAAACGATTGGTAGGGCCGCAAGAAACGTCGAAGGGAAGGTATTACTATATGCCGACAGAATAACGGAGGCTATGAAAACCGCTATCGACGAAACAAATAGAAGAAGAGAAATACAGATTCATTTCAATAGGGAAAACAACATCACTCCAAGAAGTATCATTAAAAAATTACCAGAAGATATGTTTGCCCCATTCAAAGATAACGAGGTAAAAGAAGAAGATTATATATTCGCCGTAGAGGAAAACCTCTCTCCAGATGATTACTTAGCTATGCTTGAAGAAAAAATGTACGAAGCAGCATCCGAATTAAAATACGAAGAAGCAGCAAGGTACCGAGACGAGATCAAAAGGATAAAAAGAAAATACAACATCAAACAAAGTTGA
- a CDS encoding ATP-binding cassette domain-containing protein: MSIILENVSFTYALNTPFQKTALANINVEIKKGDLWLFVGHTGSGKTTLMSLMNGLLIPQQGRVLVEGLSTKDKKVNIKDIRKKIGIVFQYPESQFFLPTVKEEIMFAPKNFGVQLSDDLLKYYLELVKLPESYLEKNPFELSGGEMRKVAIISVLSYNPDYIIFDEPTVGLDYLTKTSIFNLIKELRNLGKTIIISTHWIDEFASLKPNVLLLKNGEEAFKGNFDDFVLLDEKTLWEAGIIFNEKMQLYKCAIKTGKKELAEKISSI; the protein is encoded by the coding sequence ATGTCGATAATACTTGAAAATGTAAGTTTTACTTACGCATTGAATACACCTTTTCAAAAGACAGCCCTAGCAAATATAAATGTGGAAATTAAGAAAGGTGATTTGTGGTTATTCGTTGGACATACAGGATCCGGGAAAACTACGTTGATGAGTTTAATGAACGGCTTACTCATACCTCAACAAGGAAGAGTGTTAGTTGAGGGATTATCCACAAAAGACAAAAAGGTCAACATCAAAGATATAAGAAAGAAAATTGGCATAGTTTTTCAATACCCAGAATCCCAATTTTTTCTTCCTACCGTAAAAGAAGAAATAATGTTTGCACCAAAAAATTTTGGGGTTCAACTAAGTGATGATTTACTAAAGTACTATTTAGAGCTAGTTAAATTACCGGAATCGTACCTTGAAAAAAATCCATTCGAACTCTCAGGAGGAGAAATGAGAAAGGTAGCGATTATCTCTGTTCTCTCCTACAACCCTGATTATATAATCTTTGACGAACCCACTGTTGGATTGGATTACCTGACAAAAACTTCTATATTCAACCTTATAAAAGAACTTCGCAACTTAGGAAAGACCATAATAATATCAACTCACTGGATAGATGAATTCGCCAGTTTGAAACCTAACGTACTGTTGTTAAAAAATGGTGAAGAAGCTTTTAAAGGCAATTTTGATGATTTTGTTTTGCTGGATGAAAAAACTCTTTGGGAAGCTGGTATAATATTTAATGAAAAGATGCAATTGTATAAATGTGCTATAAAAACAGGGAAAAAGGAATTAGCTGAAAAAATTTCATCTATTTAA
- the lepA gene encoding translation elongation factor 4, whose amino-acid sequence MFDPNFIRNIAIIAHIDHGKTTLMDRILELTHSIDERNMREQYLDSMDLEREKGITIKSHPVKVFYTGKDGNEYELNILDTPGHIDFTYEVSRSLAACEGAILLVDATQGVQAQTVTNTYLALENNLEIIGAVNKIDLPTANIDETMLEINDLVGIEADSIIPISAKTGEGVKDLLELIIQKVPSPLSKGNTSDKLKGLIFDAKYDKYKGIIVYCRIFGGKVKKGDKIKLMASDGTYEVTEVGIFHPEMIETEDLSAGEIGYIVAGIKDIEQARVGDTITDALNPIEKPLPGYKEVKPMVYAGLYPGLPEYYEELRKALEKLKLNDASLLFTPESSPAMGYGFRVGFLGLLHMEVVKERLQREFELAVILTVPSVIYKAKLRNGEEIEITNPSEFPDEDLIEKVYEPFSKLDIITPPDYMGDLINLAQVEKRGNFSHVSNAGKNRVVLHFEIPLADLIFDFFDKMKAISKGYASMDYEITGYKESNLVKLEILINREKVDALSYVVHESQSYTLARKLVDKLKDLIPRHQFEIPIQAYCKGKIIARSTIKALRKDVLQKCYGGDVTRKMKLLEKQKEGKKRMREIGKVNIPQEAFLALLKVNEDEE is encoded by the coding sequence TTGTTTGATCCCAATTTTATTAGAAATATAGCAATAATTGCACATATTGATCATGGAAAAACAACCTTGATGGATAGAATACTGGAATTGACGCATTCAATAGACGAAAGAAACATGAGAGAACAGTATTTAGATTCAATGGACCTAGAAAGAGAGAAAGGAATTACTATAAAATCACATCCGGTCAAGGTTTTTTATACTGGAAAAGATGGAAATGAGTATGAGCTGAATATTTTAGATACCCCTGGGCATATTGATTTTACCTATGAAGTTTCAAGAAGTTTGGCAGCATGTGAAGGTGCTATTTTATTGGTCGATGCCACTCAAGGTGTTCAGGCTCAAACGGTTACCAACACGTATTTAGCGTTGGAGAACAATTTGGAGATCATAGGCGCAGTAAACAAAATAGATCTTCCCACTGCTAATATTGATGAAACAATGTTGGAAATAAACGATTTGGTTGGTATTGAAGCTGACTCTATAATCCCTATTAGTGCAAAAACTGGAGAGGGTGTCAAGGATTTACTGGAATTGATTATTCAAAAGGTCCCTTCTCCCCTTAGCAAAGGCAATACTTCAGACAAGTTGAAAGGTTTGATATTCGATGCTAAGTACGATAAGTATAAAGGAATCATCGTTTATTGCAGAATATTTGGCGGGAAGGTAAAAAAGGGTGATAAGATTAAATTAATGGCATCTGATGGAACCTATGAAGTTACAGAAGTTGGGATCTTTCATCCAGAGATGATAGAGACAGAGGATCTGTCCGCTGGCGAAATAGGTTATATTGTAGCCGGAATAAAAGATATTGAGCAAGCAAGAGTAGGAGATACAATTACTGATGCACTGAATCCCATAGAAAAACCTCTTCCTGGGTACAAAGAAGTAAAACCAATGGTATATGCGGGACTTTATCCAGGTTTACCCGAGTATTATGAGGAGTTAAGAAAGGCTCTTGAAAAGTTGAAATTGAACGATGCCTCTCTTTTGTTCACACCTGAAAGTTCCCCCGCGATGGGATATGGTTTTAGGGTAGGTTTTTTGGGCTTACTTCACATGGAAGTTGTTAAAGAACGTTTACAAAGGGAGTTTGAGCTTGCCGTTATCCTCACTGTTCCGAGTGTAATTTACAAAGCCAAGCTAAGAAACGGGGAAGAAATAGAAATTACAAATCCTTCAGAGTTTCCTGATGAAGATTTGATAGAGAAAGTTTACGAACCTTTTAGCAAGTTGGATATTATCACGCCGCCTGATTATATGGGAGATTTAATTAATCTTGCTCAGGTCGAAAAAAGAGGTAATTTTTCTCATGTATCAAATGCAGGTAAAAATCGGGTAGTTTTACATTTTGAAATTCCTTTGGCTGATTTGATCTTCGATTTTTTTGATAAGATGAAGGCTATCAGTAAAGGTTACGCCTCTATGGATTACGAGATAACTGGATACAAAGAGTCTAATTTAGTGAAGTTAGAAATTTTAATAAATAGAGAGAAGGTTGATGCCTTATCTTACGTAGTTCATGAGAGCCAGAGTTATACACTTGCAAGGAAATTAGTGGATAAATTAAAAGATTTAATCCCCAGACATCAGTTCGAGATACCTATCCAAGCATATTGTAAGGGTAAGATAATAGCGAGATCCACTATTAAAGCCTTAAGAAAAGATGTCCTTCAAAAGTGTTATGGTGGAGATGTGACGAGAAAGATGAAATTGCTAGAAAAGCAAAAAGAGGGTAAAAAAAGAATGAGAGAGATTGGTAAGGTTAATATTCCTCAAGAGGCATTCTTGGCTTTGTTGAAGGTCAATGAAGATGAAGAATAA